The Chitinophaga flava genome has a segment encoding these proteins:
- a CDS encoding RNA polymerase sigma-70 factor: MLRSWKNGDEKAFDMIYTRHFIRLVNLAYKKTGNMEASQELVQDVFLSLYRQLSRLPEQTVLENYLFIATRNRIYNYHRHQLLQLKKEALLRDNYTPSSGASPDRLELKELESLLRDKIQQLPDQCRKVFLLSREEQLSNKEVAERLHISVNTVEQHMRKALRILRASFNDELSLMLLLLLLKHSSF, encoded by the coding sequence CTGCTCAGATCATGGAAAAACGGCGATGAAAAAGCGTTTGATATGATTTATACCCGTCATTTTATCCGGCTGGTCAACCTGGCTTATAAGAAAACCGGTAACATGGAGGCATCGCAGGAACTGGTACAGGACGTGTTTTTATCGCTCTATCGCCAACTGTCACGGCTACCCGAACAAACCGTACTGGAAAATTATCTGTTCATCGCTACCCGAAACCGTATCTACAATTATCACCGGCATCAGTTACTGCAACTCAAAAAAGAAGCATTACTCCGCGATAACTATACTCCTTCTTCCGGCGCAAGCCCCGACAGACTGGAGCTGAAAGAGCTGGAAAGCCTGCTGCGGGATAAGATACAGCAACTGCCGGATCAATGCCGCAAGGTGTTTCTGCTGAGCCGGGAAGAACAACTCTCCAATAAAGAAGTCGCAGAACGTTTACACATTTCCGTTAACACTGTAGAACAACATATGCGGAAAGCCCTGCGTATTCTGCGGGCTAGTTTTAATGATGAACTATCGCTGATGTTATTGCTGTTGTTGTTGAAACACAGCAGTTTTTGA
- a CDS encoding FecR family protein — MDEQNLYVLLQKYRQGICNAEELHALESWYASLGHDLPDEAIDPQSEAGRQLTQQQLQALRAKLSAAPHSSGMKAVKTAAWKKMLRYAAILAMVLLLAGLGYRILKPDVLPAGKSGNRYADRQTDFNRHITLPDGSTVILHAGSKLVFPDRFNTAVREVTLSGEAYFDIRPDSLKPFMINTGRLKTTVLGTAFNISAYPGQEEITVSVTRGKVKVEEGSKVLAVLTPDQQMVYNTKNAAAIQQAVNAMAKASWTTTDMVFENATFETIANTLSKRYEVNIQFSDDALKQCPIRVSFAGTESLEEVLDVICAVRNATYKIENGHDVLIKGKGC, encoded by the coding sequence ATGGATGAACAAAACTTGTATGTACTGTTACAGAAATATCGTCAGGGCATCTGCAATGCGGAGGAGTTACATGCGCTGGAATCCTGGTATGCATCCCTGGGGCATGATTTGCCTGATGAGGCAATCGATCCGCAGAGCGAAGCAGGCAGACAGCTGACGCAGCAACAACTGCAGGCATTACGCGCCAAGTTGTCTGCAGCGCCACACAGTAGCGGGATGAAAGCAGTAAAAACAGCAGCATGGAAAAAAATGCTGCGGTATGCAGCTATCTTGGCCATGGTGTTGCTGCTGGCCGGACTGGGTTACCGGATACTGAAGCCGGATGTACTGCCGGCCGGTAAATCCGGGAACCGGTATGCCGACAGGCAAACGGATTTCAACCGGCACATCACGCTGCCGGATGGCAGTACAGTGATACTGCATGCAGGCAGCAAGCTCGTTTTCCCCGACAGGTTTAACACGGCAGTGAGGGAAGTCACCCTTTCCGGTGAAGCCTATTTTGATATACGTCCCGACAGCCTCAAGCCGTTTATGATCAATACAGGCAGACTAAAGACAACAGTACTGGGTACCGCTTTTAACATCAGTGCCTACCCCGGACAGGAGGAGATAACGGTGTCGGTTACACGTGGAAAAGTAAAAGTGGAAGAAGGCAGTAAAGTACTGGCCGTATTAACACCAGATCAGCAAATGGTTTACAACACCAAAAATGCCGCTGCCATCCAGCAGGCGGTGAATGCCATGGCTAAAGCCAGCTGGACCACCACCGATATGGTTTTTGAAAATGCAACTTTTGAAACCATTGCCAATACACTCAGCAAACGTTACGAAGTGAACATACAATTCAGTGATGATGCATTAAAACAATGCCCGATCAGAGTGTCCTTTGCAGGTACCGAATCACTCGAAGAAGTGCTGGACGTTATCTGCGCAGTAAGGAATGCCACCTATAAGATAGAAAACGGCCATGATGTGCTGATAAAAGGCAAAGGCTGTTAA
- a CDS encoding 6-pyruvoyl trahydropterin synthase family protein — translation MLQLTKIFSFETAHALHRYNGKCRNIHGHSYKLHVTVRDKAHQGEYLPAPGILVDFKDIKAVVQSHIVEHFDHRLILSADYVVAHPFCETQENLWVWEMEPSAENMVLYMQKVLQDVLPAEVSLASLRLYETSDSYAEWVAPV, via the coding sequence ATGTTACAACTCACAAAAATATTCAGCTTCGAAACGGCACATGCATTACACCGGTACAATGGCAAATGCCGCAATATCCACGGGCATTCCTACAAGCTACACGTGACGGTGCGTGACAAGGCGCATCAGGGCGAATACCTACCCGCGCCTGGTATACTGGTAGACTTTAAAGATATCAAAGCGGTAGTACAGTCACATATTGTGGAGCATTTTGATCACCGGCTGATTTTATCAGCAGACTATGTGGTGGCCCATCCTTTCTGTGAAACACAGGAAAACCTGTGGGTATGGGAGATGGAGCCTTCTGCGGAAAACATGGTGTTATACATGCAAAAAGTGTTGCAGGATGTTTTGCCCGCAGAGGTGTCCCTGGCCAGCCTGCGCCTGTATGAAACCAGCGATTCCTATGCAGAGTGGGTGGCACCCGTTTGA
- a CDS encoding RrF2 family transcriptional regulator, which translates to MLSKTAEYALRATIYIAQKGSEDNKLGIDEIAKGIDSPKSFTAKILQLLTQNNRVISSVRGPNGGFYLTDRARKLPVKAVLEAVEEANVITKCVLGLRECSETRPCPMHTQYKAIKKQLKQMFEKTSIQQLVEELNKGNYFIDNITGSRKHC; encoded by the coding sequence ATGCTTTCAAAAACAGCCGAATATGCCCTGAGAGCAACGATTTACATCGCGCAGAAAGGGTCAGAAGATAATAAACTGGGGATTGATGAGATAGCCAAAGGCATCGACTCTCCCAAATCCTTTACGGCCAAGATACTACAGCTGCTCACGCAAAACAACCGGGTGATCAGTTCAGTACGCGGCCCCAATGGAGGGTTCTACTTGACCGACCGCGCCCGCAAGCTGCCGGTGAAGGCTGTTCTGGAGGCTGTAGAAGAAGCCAATGTCATCACCAAATGTGTGCTGGGCCTGAGAGAATGCTCGGAAACCAGGCCCTGCCCTATGCATACGCAGTATAAAGCGATCAAAAAACAGCTGAAACAGATGTTCGAAAAAACTTCTATCCAGCAGCTGGTGGAAGAGCTGAATAAAGGCAACTATTTTATCGACAATATCACAGGTTCCCGGAAACACTGCTAG
- a CDS encoding helix-turn-helix domain-containing protein, whose product MSIGESLLNTVSEGIERGGDKGINNLRQLLEHINATKLSRLTGYHKTTIHKKTTEPQLIKVEEILKLAEKLNVSPERILNLAINEMAAIEADLKNKKREESPL is encoded by the coding sequence ATGAGTATAGGAGAATCATTATTAAACACTGTTTCTGAAGGCATCGAAAGAGGAGGCGATAAGGGAATCAATAACTTACGGCAACTACTGGAGCATATTAACGCAACTAAACTCAGCCGGTTGACCGGTTATCATAAAACCACTATTCACAAAAAAACAACGGAGCCTCAGTTAATAAAAGTGGAAGAGATCCTAAAGCTGGCAGAAAAACTAAATGTATCTCCTGAACGCATCCTTAACCTGGCCATCAACGAAATGGCAGCCATCGAAGCCGATCTGAAAAATAAAAAAAGGGAGGAATCCCCCCTTTAA
- a CDS encoding SusC/RagA family TonB-linked outer membrane protein → MQKFLAVPSQLAGLLLPCMFRQIRRLVKTTTLALLNIILLSTVLMASPGPAQDISTKQITLTLKNETLKSALSKVEALSGFRLAYPPEQVNKYKNISLTKGTRSVKTTLELLLTDTYLNFRQADNIIVIFRPSEQISNSPDTAVHPGSQAGNISMRTIIGSVVENKTNMVLPGVSVQVKGTTRGTQTQSDGTYSIQVPSNQKTLVFSFIGYETREIEISASNQTDVTLIPSSLGLKDVVVVAYGQQKKATVTGAIASISTKELVQSPVSNLTNALAGRLPGLITTQRSGEPGVDASNLYIRGVGTLNGTSPIIMVDGIERPMDYVDPNDIENLTILKDAAATAVLGMRGANGAILITTKRGKAGPPSVNFRASTGITEATRLPQYLGSYDYASLLNEALKNDGAQPAFTAAQLEGYKSGKLPNTDYYKFIMKPSAVAQGNLNVSGGNNIARYFISAGYNVQDGLYAHTTENQDGYTGNNNMKRYNLRANVDVDITPTLAARVDIAGIMTDRRDGNNSASTIMNLANRMAPIYPIVNPDGSLWGNGTFQSNILGELSQKGYRRWYNNTVQGTFALTRKLDVITKNLTAKVSFSYDNTNSPNASYTRNYAVFEPLYDAQGNITSYKQSGQDTKIDPNGSFSGGSANRSTYFEATANWNRQFGKHEATAMLLWNRRLNEANSSIPRAYQSLLFRGTYNYMQKYLLEISASYQGSENFPKESRYGIFPSVSAGWVLSEESFIKDNVSAISFLKIRGSYGEVGNDQAGSDRFLWFTSWGGGDPYYFGTNASQANGWKQGAIGNPGVTWERGRQANAGIEARFWKNLLGISLDLFTQSRSKILIRRNTLSDVFGQDIKAQNIGIVDNKGFELELSHENTIGRVRYFFKPNVTFARNNIVYQDEVAQAYPWMKRTGHPIGTKFGLISEGFFKDQQDVDNSPFQNFSAYGPGDFKYKKLTGKEYDFIQSNFDETAIGYARTPEIMFGATLGADYKGFDVSLLLQGAAHTDVMLNNEAVYEFFQGGKVKPFHLGRWTPETAATATYPRLHSNTNGNNHRASSFWVKDASYLRLKNAEIGYQLPKNWIKPIGLSYVRIYANGMNLFTWDKLKDYQVDPEIGDGNGAMYPIQRIWNFGIDVRF, encoded by the coding sequence ATGCAAAAGTTCTTAGCTGTGCCTTCACAGCTGGCAGGTCTGCTATTGCCCTGTATGTTCCGCCAAATCCGGCGCCTGGTAAAAACCACCACCCTGGCCCTGCTGAACATCATTTTACTGTCAACTGTACTAATGGCCTCCCCTGGCCCCGCGCAGGATATTTCCACCAAACAGATTACCCTGACGCTCAAAAATGAAACCTTAAAAAGTGCACTGAGTAAAGTGGAAGCACTGTCCGGCTTCCGCCTGGCCTATCCTCCGGAACAGGTGAACAAATACAAAAACATCAGTCTCACCAAAGGCACCCGCAGCGTTAAAACCACACTGGAGCTGCTGCTGACAGACACCTATCTGAACTTCAGGCAGGCAGACAACATCATTGTTATTTTTCGCCCGTCTGAACAAATCAGCAACAGCCCGGATACCGCTGTGCATCCAGGCTCCCAGGCAGGCAACATCTCCATGCGCACCATTATCGGCTCGGTGGTGGAAAACAAAACCAACATGGTACTGCCGGGCGTTTCTGTTCAGGTGAAAGGTACCACCAGAGGTACCCAGACACAAAGCGACGGCACCTACAGCATACAGGTGCCTTCCAACCAGAAAACACTGGTCTTTTCTTTCATCGGATATGAAACAAGAGAGATAGAGATATCGGCCTCCAACCAGACGGATGTTACCCTCATTCCCTCCAGCCTTGGCCTGAAAGACGTAGTGGTAGTGGCTTACGGCCAGCAGAAAAAAGCCACCGTCACCGGCGCCATCGCTTCTATCAGTACCAAAGAGCTGGTACAAAGCCCGGTGTCTAACCTCACCAATGCGCTGGCAGGACGCCTTCCCGGCCTCATCACCACCCAGCGCAGTGGTGAGCCCGGCGTAGACGCCAGCAACCTCTATATCCGCGGTGTTGGTACCCTCAACGGTACCTCGCCCATCATCATGGTGGATGGCATCGAAAGGCCCATGGACTATGTAGATCCCAACGACATAGAAAACCTCACCATCCTCAAAGATGCCGCCGCCACCGCCGTACTGGGGATGCGCGGTGCCAACGGGGCCATCCTCATCACCACCAAAAGAGGTAAAGCAGGCCCTCCTTCCGTCAATTTCCGCGCCTCCACCGGCATCACCGAAGCCACCCGCCTGCCACAGTACCTCGGCTCCTACGACTATGCCTCCCTGCTCAATGAAGCCCTGAAAAACGATGGCGCCCAGCCCGCCTTCACCGCCGCACAACTCGAAGGATATAAAAGCGGGAAACTACCCAATACCGATTACTATAAGTTCATCATGAAACCGTCTGCCGTTGCACAGGGCAACCTCAACGTAAGCGGCGGCAACAACATCGCCCGCTACTTCATTTCAGCAGGATACAACGTACAGGACGGCCTCTATGCACATACCACCGAAAACCAGGACGGCTATACCGGCAACAACAATATGAAACGTTATAACCTGCGCGCCAACGTAGACGTGGACATCACCCCCACCCTCGCTGCACGTGTAGACATTGCCGGTATCATGACAGACCGCAGGGATGGCAACAACTCCGCCAGCACCATCATGAACCTCGCCAACCGCATGGCGCCCATTTATCCGATCGTCAACCCCGACGGCTCCCTCTGGGGAAACGGCACCTTTCAGTCCAACATCCTCGGAGAGCTGTCGCAGAAAGGATATCGCCGCTGGTACAACAATACCGTACAAGGCACCTTCGCGCTTACCCGCAAACTGGACGTCATCACCAAAAACCTGACAGCCAAAGTGTCTTTCTCCTACGACAATACCAATTCGCCCAATGCTTCCTATACCCGCAACTATGCCGTATTTGAACCACTATACGATGCACAGGGCAATATCACCAGTTACAAACAGTCCGGACAAGACACCAAGATAGATCCCAACGGCTCCTTCAGCGGCGGCAGCGCCAACCGCAGCACCTACTTCGAAGCTACCGCCAACTGGAACCGCCAGTTCGGCAAACACGAAGCAACTGCCATGCTGCTCTGGAACCGCCGCCTCAATGAAGCCAATTCTTCTATCCCCAGGGCATACCAGTCGCTCCTCTTCCGCGGTACCTACAACTATATGCAGAAGTACCTCCTGGAGATCAGCGCCTCTTACCAGGGATCGGAGAACTTCCCTAAAGAAAGCCGCTACGGTATCTTCCCATCTGTATCTGCAGGATGGGTACTGTCTGAAGAATCTTTTATCAAAGACAACGTGTCTGCCATCAGTTTTCTGAAGATCAGAGGTTCTTATGGAGAAGTGGGTAATGATCAGGCGGGCAGCGACCGTTTCCTCTGGTTCACCTCCTGGGGCGGTGGTGATCCTTATTATTTTGGCACCAACGCCAGTCAGGCCAACGGCTGGAAACAAGGCGCCATCGGCAACCCCGGCGTTACCTGGGAACGGGGCAGGCAAGCCAATGCAGGCATAGAAGCCCGCTTCTGGAAAAACCTGTTAGGCATCTCCCTCGATCTTTTCACCCAGAGCAGAAGCAAAATACTGATCCGCCGCAATACCCTCTCCGACGTATTCGGACAGGATATCAAAGCACAAAACATCGGTATTGTAGACAATAAGGGCTTTGAACTGGAGCTGAGCCATGAAAACACCATCGGGCGGGTACGTTATTTCTTTAAACCCAATGTGACCTTTGCCCGCAACAACATTGTGTACCAGGACGAAGTGGCACAGGCCTATCCCTGGATGAAACGTACTGGTCATCCTATCGGTACCAAGTTTGGCCTGATAAGCGAAGGTTTCTTCAAAGATCAGCAGGATGTGGATAACAGCCCGTTCCAGAATTTTTCAGCCTATGGTCCTGGTGATTTTAAATACAAAAAACTCACCGGCAAAGAGTATGATTTTATTCAGTCCAATTTTGATGAAACGGCTATCGGTTACGCCCGTACGCCGGAGATTATGTTTGGCGCCACACTGGGTGCAGACTACAAAGGCTTCGATGTCTCCCTGCTTCTTCAGGGAGCAGCCCATACCGATGTAATGCTCAACAACGAAGCCGTTTATGAGTTTTTCCAGGGTGGTAAGGTAAAACCCTTCCACCTGGGCCGTTGGACGCCGGAAACAGCAGCTACCGCCACTTATCCACGCCTGCACAGCAATACCAACGGCAACAATCACCGTGCTTCTTCCTTCTGGGTAAAAGATGCCAGTTACCTGCGCCTGAAAAACGCAGAGATAGGTTACCAGCTGCCTAAAAACTGGATTAAACCGATCGGTCTTTCCTATGTTCGTATATACGCCAACGGTATGAACCTCTTCACCTGGGATAAACTCAAAGACTACCAGGTAGACCCTGAAATAGGCGATGGTAACGGTGCCATGTACCCTATCCAGCGCATCTGGAACTTCGGTATCGATGTAAGATTCTAA
- a CDS encoding RagB/SusD family nutrient uptake outer membrane protein codes for MQPLLHYTKLIVLCALAAASFSACKKGFLDRAATTQQQDADIFTNFAMTDQVVNNLYSRLRGPYTYLGGYSMSSGTDEAKDASSWMGSMSFNNGSWSGNNNPIGNTWRDNYVAIRQANAILEGVAQYKTPDDANNPGALANRLGEVYFLRAYYLAEQIRQFGGAIIVTKTIDQSDQQALNQPRSSYDACVAQILADCDEAFKRLPVNYPNTQIGRVTKGTCLALKARMLLYSASPLWAIAGKTGFLADISSGSSPSDPGKWRKAAAAAKEVIDLQSPQGGSAYSLENTLADRLNMFTSNTLQSREVIWVRMKETNESYDRYLFPYGSNGWSGCSPSQNLVDDYEMANGLPITDPASGYDPAQPYTGRDPRFYTDISYNGASWKGRKIETFERGKDEQSTQTDHTRTGYSCRKLANENITINQDPGRDVHGIIFRLAEFYLSYAEALNEYDPGNADILKYVNMIRARAGQPDLPAGLNQADMRKRIHNERRIELSFENHRFWDVRRWKIAENTEKTIWGMRPVADVSAPGGYRYERFKVEDRLWRNAMYVIPITTDETLRNPQLKQNEGW; via the coding sequence ATGCAACCACTACTCCATTATACAAAACTGATTGTCCTTTGTGCGCTGGCGGCGGCCTCTTTCAGCGCCTGCAAAAAAGGATTCCTCGACAGGGCCGCCACCACACAGCAACAGGACGCAGACATCTTCACCAATTTTGCCATGACAGACCAGGTGGTGAACAACCTGTATTCCAGGCTGCGCGGCCCCTATACCTATCTGGGCGGTTATTCCATGTCTTCCGGCACCGATGAAGCCAAAGACGCCTCCAGCTGGATGGGCTCCATGAGTTTCAACAACGGCTCCTGGTCGGGCAACAACAACCCTATCGGCAACACGTGGAGAGACAACTACGTGGCCATCCGCCAGGCCAACGCCATCCTGGAAGGAGTTGCACAGTATAAAACACCGGATGATGCCAACAATCCCGGTGCCCTGGCCAACCGCCTCGGTGAGGTGTATTTTCTGCGTGCTTATTATCTCGCAGAGCAGATACGGCAGTTTGGTGGTGCGATCATCGTCACTAAAACGATTGACCAGTCCGACCAGCAAGCACTCAATCAGCCCCGCAGCTCCTACGATGCCTGTGTGGCCCAGATACTGGCCGATTGCGACGAAGCCTTCAAGCGGCTGCCGGTGAATTATCCCAACACCCAGATAGGCCGTGTTACCAAAGGCACCTGCCTGGCCCTGAAAGCCCGTATGCTGCTGTACAGCGCCAGCCCGCTCTGGGCCATCGCCGGCAAAACCGGCTTCCTGGCAGATATCAGCTCCGGCTCCTCTCCTTCTGATCCCGGGAAATGGCGCAAAGCCGCGGCTGCAGCCAAAGAGGTGATAGACTTACAGTCACCCCAGGGAGGTAGTGCCTACAGCCTGGAAAACACCCTGGCCGACCGGCTCAACATGTTTACCAGCAACACCCTCCAGAGCCGTGAAGTAATCTGGGTAAGGATGAAGGAAACCAATGAGAGTTACGACCGTTATCTGTTCCCCTATGGTAGCAACGGCTGGTCTGGCTGCTCTCCCAGTCAGAACCTGGTAGACGACTATGAGATGGCCAACGGTCTTCCTATCACTGACCCTGCTTCCGGATACGATCCTGCGCAGCCTTATACCGGCCGCGATCCCCGCTTCTACACCGATATCAGTTATAACGGCGCCTCCTGGAAAGGCCGTAAGATAGAAACCTTTGAGAGAGGTAAAGATGAACAAAGCACACAAACAGATCATACCCGCACCGGTTACAGCTGTCGTAAACTGGCCAACGAAAACATTACCATCAACCAGGACCCGGGCCGCGATGTGCATGGTATTATTTTCCGGCTGGCCGAGTTTTATCTCAGTTATGCAGAAGCGCTTAATGAATATGATCCTGGCAATGCCGATATCCTGAAGTATGTGAACATGATACGTGCCCGTGCCGGACAACCCGACCTGCCGGCCGGTCTGAACCAGGCCGACATGCGCAAACGTATCCATAATGAGAGAAGGATAGAGCTGTCTTTCGAAAACCATCGTTTCTGGGATGTACGCCGCTGGAAGATTGCAGAGAACACCGAAAAAACCATCTGGGGCATGCGACCGGTAGCCGATGTCAGCGCCCCCGGAGGATACCGCTACGAACGCTTTAAAGTAGAAGACCGTCTGTGGCGCAACGCGATGTATGTGATTCCTATCACCACCGACGAAACACTGCGTAACCCACAGCTCAAACAAAACGAAGGCTGGTAA
- a CDS encoding basic secretory protein-like protein: protein MKNIQLTLLALCLLSQACAHNNSTIAPESTPLAATTDSITRSDYTLVFINQAPAFSSQVKERMINTFFTVYPVLANAYNTNTQKTVIFVIDVSYNGVAATSGGRVVYNPEWFRQHPGDIDVVTHEVMHIVQAYPGGAGPGWLTEGIADYVRYRYGVDNAGAGWALPDYTPSQRYDNSYRITARFLIWLEKHVYDKLVKELDESMRNKTYSPGIWQAKTGKTLEQLWNDYAANPAL from the coding sequence ATGAAAAACATACAACTTACCCTGCTGGCCCTGTGTTTGTTATCGCAAGCCTGTGCACATAACAACAGTACCATAGCGCCGGAATCCACGCCCCTGGCGGCAACCACCGATAGTATCACCCGTAGCGACTATACGCTGGTATTCATCAATCAGGCACCGGCTTTCAGCTCACAGGTAAAGGAAAGGATGATCAACACCTTTTTTACAGTGTATCCGGTACTGGCCAATGCGTACAATACCAATACGCAGAAGACCGTCATTTTTGTGATCGACGTATCATACAATGGTGTTGCAGCCACCAGCGGCGGCCGTGTAGTATATAATCCGGAGTGGTTCAGGCAACATCCGGGCGATATCGATGTGGTAACGCATGAGGTGATGCATATTGTGCAGGCATATCCCGGAGGGGCAGGTCCAGGCTGGCTTACAGAAGGTATCGCGGATTATGTGCGTTATCGTTATGGGGTAGACAATGCCGGCGCCGGATGGGCGCTGCCGGATTACACCCCCTCACAACGCTACGACAACAGTTATCGCATCACCGCGCGTTTTCTGATATGGCTCGAAAAACATGTATATGATAAACTGGTAAAAGAGCTGGACGAAAGCATGCGTAATAAAACTTATTCTCCCGGTATCTGGCAGGCCAAGACTGGCAAAACGCTGGAACAGCTGTGGAATGACTACGCTGCAAATCCGGCACTGTAA